A segment of the Candidatus Methylomirabilota bacterium genome:
CTGCGTTGGGCCGTGGCCGCCGGCCACGCGCTGGCGTCGGAAGCCGCCGCCCGGATCCTCAACGCCGGAGGCAACGCGATCGACGCGGGCGTGGCTGCCGGCATCTGTCTGGGCGTCGTCCACCCCGACATGGTCTCTTTCGCCGGCGTGGCGCCGATTCTGGTGCACGTGGCGCGCACCGGCGAGACCTGGCAGGTCTCCGGCGTCGGCCCCTATCCGCGGGCGTCGACGGCCGAGTACTTCCAGAAGCGCCACGGCGGCCAGATTCCGCCCGGCCTGTCGCGCACGGTCGTGCCGGCGGCGCCGGACGCGTGGTGCACGGCGCTCGAGCGTTGGGGAACGATGTCCTTCGCCGAGGTCGCCGCGGCGGCCATCGAGCATGCCGAGCACGGCTTTCCCATCTCGAACTTCTCCACCTATCAGATGACGGCCAACGCCGACAAGTACCGGCGGTGGCCGACGTCGACGGCGCTCTACCTCAAGGACGGGCGGCCGTACCGGGCCGGCGAGGTCCTCGTGCAGCGCGAGCTGGGCGAGACGCTGCGCCGGATGGCGGCGGCGGAGAAGAAGGCGGGCGACAACCGCGCCCGGGGCATCCGCGCCGCGCGCGACGAGTTCTATCGCGGCGAGACCGCCAAGCGCATCGCCGAGTTCCACCGCCGCCAGGACGGTCCATTGACGCTCGCCGATCTGGAGGACTTCAGCGTGGAGGTGGCGCCGGCGCTCCGCACGACGTTCGGAGCCTACGAGGTTGCCGCCTGCGGCTACTGGTGCCAGGGCCCGGTGCTGCTCCAGATGCTCAACATGCTCGAGGGCGTGGACCTCAAGGCGCTCGGCCACAACTCGGCCCCGTATCTGCACCGTCTCGTGGAGACGATCAAGATCGCGTTCGCCGATCGGGAAGCCTACTTCGGCGATCCCAAGCTCGTGAAGATCCCCCAGGCCCTGCTGGCGAAGGCCTACGCCGCCAAGCGCCGCCAGCTGGTCGGCGAGCGCGCGTGGACCGAGATGCCCCCGCCGGGCGATCCCGAGCGGGCGGAGGCGAGAGCGGCCCGGG
Coding sequences within it:
- a CDS encoding gamma-glutamyltransferase — protein: LRWAVAAGHALASEAAARILNAGGNAIDAGVAAGICLGVVHPDMVSFAGVAPILVHVARTGETWQVSGVGPYPRASTAEYFQKRHGGQIPPGLSRTVVPAAPDAWCTALERWGTMSFAEVAAAAIEHAEHGFPISNFSTYQMTANADKYRRWPTSTALYLKDGRPYRAGEVLVQRELGETLRRMAAAEKKAGDNRARGIRAARDEFYRGETAKRIAEFHRRQDGPLTLADLEDFSVEVAPALRTTFGAYEVAACGYWCQGPVLLQMLNMLEGVDLKALGHNSAPYLHRLVETIKIAFADREAYFGDPKLVKIPQALLAKAYAAKRRQLVGERAWTEMPPPGDPERAEARAAREAVPMAGGSDALDTSYVAVVDAEGNGFSATPSDPNTDSPVVAGVGCVVSPRGSQGWLDPAHPSVVAPGKRPRLTPAPAMVLADGRLLMPFGTPGGDVQQQAMLQVFLNVAVFDMSLQKAVEMPRVASRSFPDSFWPHVMSPGKLEVEGRIPQETREALAERGHEVAIWPDWEWRAGAVCGVKVGPDGARWAGADPRRGAHPIAR